The proteins below are encoded in one region of Methanosarcina barkeri 3:
- the cdhD gene encoding CO dehydrogenase/acetyl-CoA synthase subunit delta, producing MAKKVKLSEMTDMFKDMEILSLEGVTIEGDIELDLSGLGGGFDPMLAALLGQENAILAQHFARLANMFGVPVGIGAPVAGAPGAAPGISPALAAPKFKDLIPAKFDVANIAEWTNQIQEVPIGNTSADGGSRGKRVLLGGEKALPFFPDAPMPNRNQVTIDVFDMRLGLAKAVKENYDDVMDNPGEWAKKNVEKFNADMITIHLISTDPLIKDTSPKDAAKTVEEVLQAVDVPIAIGGSGNPQKDPEVLAKAAEVAEGERCLIASASLNLDYAKIAEAAVKYDHDILSWTQLDMNAQKELNRKLMKQCNVPRDRIIMDPTTAALGYGLDYAYTNMERIRLAALMGDEELTFPMSSGTTNAWGARESWMVSSPLKEDSDWGPREYRGPIWEIITGLSLAIAGNDLFMMMHPTSVAVLKHITQTLFGSIEAEPVDISNWIGAEV from the coding sequence ATGGCAAAGAAAGTTAAGTTATCAGAAATGACAGACATGTTCAAGGATATGGAAATACTGTCCCTTGAAGGTGTGACCATTGAAGGTGACATTGAGCTTGATCTTAGTGGCCTCGGAGGCGGCTTTGACCCGATGCTTGCTGCTCTTCTCGGTCAGGAGAATGCAATACTTGCCCAGCACTTTGCACGGCTTGCTAACATGTTTGGCGTCCCTGTCGGCATTGGTGCCCCTGTTGCTGGTGCTCCTGGCGCTGCTCCTGGAATTTCCCCTGCTCTTGCAGCTCCTAAATTTAAGGATCTCATTCCTGCCAAGTTCGATGTTGCGAACATTGCCGAATGGACAAACCAGATTCAGGAAGTTCCAATCGGCAACACCTCTGCAGACGGCGGAAGCCGTGGCAAGAGAGTGTTGCTCGGTGGCGAGAAAGCCCTTCCTTTCTTCCCTGACGCTCCCATGCCCAACAGGAACCAGGTTACCATTGACGTTTTCGACATGAGACTCGGTCTTGCAAAAGCTGTCAAGGAGAACTACGACGATGTAATGGACAACCCTGGTGAATGGGCAAAGAAGAACGTTGAGAAATTCAACGCTGACATGATTACTATTCACCTTATTTCAACCGACCCTCTTATCAAGGACACCTCACCCAAAGATGCAGCTAAGACTGTAGAAGAAGTCCTTCAGGCTGTTGATGTGCCAATTGCAATCGGTGGGTCCGGTAACCCGCAGAAAGATCCTGAGGTTCTTGCTAAAGCTGCCGAAGTTGCCGAAGGCGAACGCTGCCTTATTGCATCTGCCAGCCTGAACCTTGACTATGCCAAGATTGCAGAAGCTGCAGTAAAGTACGACCACGATATCCTTTCCTGGACCCAGCTGGATATGAATGCCCAGAAGGAACTTAACAGGAAACTCATGAAGCAGTGCAACGTTCCAAGAGACCGGATCATCATGGACCCGACCACTGCCGCACTCGGTTATGGTCTTGATTATGCCTACACCAACATGGAGCGTATCCGTCTTGCAGCTCTTATGGGTGACGAGGAACTTACTTTCCCGATGTCCTCAGGTACTACCAACGCCTGGGGTGCCCGTGAGTCCTGGATGGTTAGCTCTCCTTTGAAGGAGGACTCTGACTGGGGTCCGAGAGAGTACAGAGGTCCTATCTGGGAAATCATTACAGGTCTTTCCCTTGCTATTGCAGGAAACGACCTCTTTATGATGATGCACCCGACTTCTGTTGCTGTCCTGAAACACATCACTCAGACCCTGTTTGGTTCCATTGAGGCAGAGCCTGTTGACATTAGTAACTGGATCGGAGCGGAGGTGTAA
- the cdhB gene encoding CO dehydrogenase/acetyl-CoA synthase complex subunit epsilon, with protein sequence MVDTTKNTKLFTSYGVTTAKATTPEIAAKLISKAKRPLLVVGTKILDPELLDRAVKISKAKNIPIAATGSSMPGFVDKDVDAKYINLHQLGFYVTDPNWPGLDGNGTYDTLIVLGHIKYYINQVLSGTKNFSDVKAIAIDRNYIQNATMSFGNLSKADHYAALDELINAL encoded by the coding sequence ATGGTAGACACTACCAAAAATACCAAGCTCTTCACCAGTTACGGAGTAACAACTGCAAAAGCAACAACTCCCGAGATCGCAGCCAAACTGATTTCAAAAGCAAAGAGGCCACTTCTTGTGGTTGGGACCAAAATCCTTGACCCGGAACTACTTGACAGGGCAGTGAAGATCTCAAAAGCAAAAAACATCCCTATTGCAGCAACTGGCAGCTCAATGCCTGGCTTTGTGGACAAGGATGTGGATGCCAAGTATATCAATTTGCACCAGCTCGGCTTTTATGTAACTGACCCTAACTGGCCAGGGCTTGATGGTAACGGAACTTATGACACACTCATTGTTTTAGGGCATATAAAATACTATATTAATCAAGTATTGTCCGGAACAAAGAATTTTTCAGATGTAAAAGCAATAGCAATTGACAGAAATTACATCCAGAACGCGACGATGTCTTTCGGAAATCTGAGTAAGGCAGACCACTATGCTGCCCTGGATGAACTTATTAATGCATTATAA
- the cdhA gene encoding CO dehydrogenase/acetyl-CoA synthase complex subunit alpha: MSKLTTGSFSIEDLESVQITINNIVGAAKEVAKEAKEEKELGPMGPTPLANMAAYRNDWNFLLLNRYEPVLTPMCDQCCYCTYGPCDLSGNKRGACGIDMAGQTGREFFLRVITGTACHAAHGRHLLEHVIEVFGEDYPISLGESNVLTPNVTICTGYSPKTLGECRAPMEYVEEELTQLLATIHAGQESAEIDYDSKALFSGSLDHVGMEVSDIAQVSAYDFPKADPEAPLIEIGMGSIDKSKPLIVAIGHNVAGVTYIMDYMEDNNLTDKMEIAGLCCTAFDMTRYKEADRRAPYAKIVGSLAKELKVIRSGMPDVIVVDEQCVRGDVLSESQKLKIPVIASNEKIMMGLPDRTDADVDSIIEELKSGAIPGCVMLDYEKLGELVPKLAEVMAPIRDAEGITAIPTDEEFKSYIDKCAKCGECLLACPEELEIPEALEYASKGSYEYLEALHDRCIGCRRCEQVCKKDIPIVSVMEKAAQKAIGEEKGWVRAGRGQASDAEIRKEGLNLVMGTTPGIIAIIGCPNYPAGTKDVYLIAEEFLKRNYLLAVSGCSAMDIGMYKDEEGKTLYEKYPGTFAGGGLLNTGSCVSNSHISGAAEKVAGIFAGRVLAGNLAEVADYTLNRVGACGLAWGAYSQKAAAIGTGCNIYGIPAVLGPHSSKYRRALIAKNYDESKWKVYDARDGSEMNIPPAPEFLLTTAETWQEAIPMMAKACIRPSDNSMGRSIKLTHWMELSKKYLGVEPEDWWKFVRNEADLPLAKREELLKRLEKEHGWEIDWKKRKIISGPKIKFDVSAQPTNLKRLCKGA; this comes from the coding sequence ATGAGCAAACTAACTACCGGGAGTTTTTCTATCGAAGATCTGGAATCCGTTCAGATCACTATTAATAATATTGTAGGGGCAGCAAAGGAGGTTGCCAAAGAGGCAAAAGAGGAAAAAGAGCTAGGACCGATGGGTCCGACCCCTCTGGCAAATATGGCAGCTTATAGAAATGATTGGAATTTCCTCCTGCTCAACCGCTATGAGCCTGTCTTGACCCCCATGTGTGATCAGTGCTGCTACTGTACTTATGGACCATGTGACCTGTCTGGAAACAAGAGAGGTGCCTGTGGTATTGACATGGCAGGCCAAACAGGAAGGGAATTCTTCCTCCGTGTAATTACAGGTACTGCATGTCACGCTGCCCACGGTCGTCACCTGCTTGAACATGTAATAGAAGTCTTTGGTGAAGACTATCCTATTAGTCTAGGAGAATCTAATGTTCTGACTCCAAACGTCACAATCTGTACGGGATACAGCCCGAAGACCCTTGGAGAATGCAGAGCCCCAATGGAGTATGTTGAAGAAGAGCTCACCCAGCTCCTTGCAACCATCCATGCAGGGCAGGAAAGCGCAGAAATTGACTATGATTCAAAAGCCCTATTCAGCGGTAGTCTTGACCACGTTGGTATGGAAGTTTCTGATATCGCTCAGGTTTCAGCATATGATTTCCCGAAAGCTGATCCTGAAGCCCCTCTCATTGAAATCGGTATGGGGTCTATTGACAAGTCCAAGCCACTTATTGTTGCAATCGGACACAACGTTGCCGGTGTAACCTATATTATGGACTACATGGAAGACAACAACCTGACCGATAAGATGGAAATTGCCGGCCTTTGCTGTACCGCATTCGATATGACCAGGTACAAGGAAGCTGACAGGAGAGCTCCATACGCCAAGATCGTAGGGTCTCTGGCCAAAGAACTGAAGGTTATCCGCTCCGGAATGCCTGATGTTATTGTTGTCGACGAACAGTGCGTCCGCGGTGATGTTTTATCCGAGTCCCAGAAACTCAAGATCCCTGTGATAGCGTCCAATGAAAAAATCATGATGGGACTACCGGATCGTACAGATGCAGATGTGGATTCAATAATTGAGGAATTAAAGTCAGGAGCAATTCCTGGTTGTGTAATGCTGGACTATGAAAAACTTGGAGAACTTGTCCCGAAGCTTGCTGAGGTAATGGCTCCGATCCGTGATGCAGAAGGCATAACAGCAATTCCGACTGATGAGGAGTTTAAGTCATATATTGACAAGTGCGCCAAGTGTGGAGAATGCCTGCTTGCATGCCCAGAAGAGCTCGAAATTCCAGAAGCTCTGGAATATGCATCCAAAGGTAGCTACGAATATCTTGAAGCTCTCCACGACCGCTGTATTGGATGCCGCCGCTGTGAACAGGTATGTAAGAAGGACATACCAATCGTGAGTGTAATGGAGAAGGCTGCACAGAAGGCCATCGGTGAAGAGAAAGGTTGGGTCAGAGCTGGCAGAGGACAGGCAAGTGATGCGGAAATCAGGAAAGAAGGCCTGAACCTTGTTATGGGAACTACTCCTGGTATTATCGCTATCATCGGATGTCCAAACTATCCAGCTGGTACTAAAGATGTCTACCTAATTGCCGAAGAGTTCCTGAAAAGAAACTACCTCCTGGCTGTAAGCGGGTGTTCTGCAATGGACATCGGTATGTACAAGGATGAAGAAGGCAAGACCCTCTACGAAAAGTATCCTGGTACATTCGCAGGTGGTGGACTGCTTAACACTGGCTCCTGTGTGTCCAATTCACACATCAGTGGGGCCGCAGAAAAAGTTGCCGGGATTTTCGCAGGTAGAGTCCTTGCAGGAAACCTGGCAGAAGTTGCAGACTATACTCTCAACCGTGTGGGTGCATGCGGACTTGCCTGGGGTGCATATTCGCAAAAGGCTGCTGCTATCGGTACTGGATGTAACATATATGGTATCCCTGCAGTGCTCGGCCCCCACAGTTCTAAATACAGGAGAGCCCTGATCGCCAAGAATTATGACGAGTCCAAGTGGAAAGTCTATGATGCAAGAGACGGCTCAGAGATGAACATCCCACCAGCGCCGGAATTCCTGCTGACAACTGCAGAAACCTGGCAGGAAGCAATCCCGATGATGGCAAAAGCCTGCATCCGTCCGTCCGATAACAGCATGGGCAGGTCAATAAAGCTAACTCACTGGATGGAGCTTTCCAAAAAGTACCTCGGTGTAGAACCTGAAGACTGGTGGAAGTTTGTCAGAAACGAGGCTGACCTCCCGCTTGCCAAGCGTGAAGAACTCCTTAAGAGACTCGAAAAAGAGCACGGCTGGGAAATTGATTGGAAGAAGAGGAAGATCATCTCCGGTCCGAAGATCAAGTTCGATGTCTCTGCACAGCCAACTAACCTTAAGAGACTTTGCAAGGGGGCCTGA
- the cdhC gene encoding CO dehydrogenase/CO-methylating acetyl-CoA synthase complex subunit beta, with protein sequence MAEFPFEISPMFEGERVRKEGMFVELGGPKSLGLELVRAKAMDEIEDDKVTIIGPDLKDMEEGKTYPWAMIFNIGGELVEPDLESVVERRVHDFINYCQGIMHLNQRYDVWMRVSKDTAAKMDSFKPFGQAVMMLFKTELPFIEKMQVTFYTDQAEVEKQLAEAKEIFKARDARTKDLRDEDVDVFYGCTLCQSFAPTNVCVVSPDRVSLCGAINWFDGRAAAKVDPEGPQFAIAKGDLLDANTGEYSGVNDIAVKLSSGEFSKIKLHSFFDSPHTSCGCFEVVGFYIPEVDGIGWVNREYQGMAPNGIGFSTMAGQTGGGKQIVGFLGIGVAYFYSPKFIQADGGWNRVVWLPAMLKEKIADTIPEDLKDKIATENDATDIESLKAFLQEKNHPVVATWAAAEEEEEEEEEEEAEETAVAAAPMMMPAAGFQMPAMASMPMMPAGKAGGIKITFKNAKISIDRMVISEKKE encoded by the coding sequence ATGGCAGAATTCCCATTTGAGATTTCCCCAATGTTTGAAGGAGAAAGAGTAAGAAAGGAAGGAATGTTTGTTGAACTCGGCGGCCCAAAGTCCCTTGGTCTCGAGCTTGTCCGTGCAAAGGCCATGGACGAGATTGAAGATGACAAGGTTACAATTATTGGTCCCGATCTCAAAGATATGGAAGAGGGCAAAACCTATCCCTGGGCAATGATCTTCAACATCGGCGGAGAACTTGTAGAGCCTGACCTTGAGTCTGTCGTCGAAAGACGTGTCCACGACTTCATAAACTACTGCCAGGGCATTATGCACCTGAACCAGAGGTACGACGTCTGGATGAGAGTTTCCAAGGATACAGCTGCAAAGATGGACTCCTTCAAGCCCTTCGGGCAGGCTGTCATGATGCTCTTCAAGACCGAACTTCCCTTTATCGAGAAGATGCAGGTGACCTTCTACACCGACCAGGCCGAAGTTGAGAAACAGCTGGCAGAAGCAAAAGAGATCTTCAAGGCAAGAGACGCCAGGACAAAGGATCTCCGCGATGAGGATGTCGATGTCTTCTACGGATGTACCCTCTGCCAGTCCTTTGCTCCGACCAACGTCTGTGTAGTTTCCCCTGACAGAGTTTCCCTCTGTGGTGCAATTAACTGGTTCGACGGCCGTGCAGCAGCAAAAGTAGACCCAGAAGGCCCACAGTTCGCAATTGCAAAGGGTGACCTTCTTGATGCCAATACAGGTGAGTACTCCGGTGTCAACGACATTGCTGTAAAGCTTTCCAGTGGCGAATTCAGCAAAATCAAACTCCACTCCTTCTTTGACTCCCCACACACTTCCTGTGGCTGCTTCGAAGTAGTCGGGTTCTACATCCCTGAAGTTGACGGTATTGGCTGGGTTAACAGAGAATACCAGGGAATGGCTCCTAATGGTATTGGTTTCTCAACCATGGCTGGCCAGACAGGCGGCGGAAAACAGATAGTAGGTTTCCTGGGTATCGGTGTTGCCTACTTCTATTCCCCCAAGTTCATCCAGGCTGACGGCGGCTGGAACAGAGTTGTCTGGCTCCCTGCCATGCTCAAGGAAAAGATTGCCGACACCATTCCTGAAGACCTCAAAGATAAGATTGCAACTGAGAACGATGCAACTGACATTGAGTCCCTGAAGGCTTTCCTGCAGGAGAAGAACCACCCTGTTGTTGCTACCTGGGCAGCTGCAGAAGAAGAGGAAGAAGAGGAAGAAGAGGAAGAAGCCGAAGAAACAGCTGTTGCAGCCGCTCCGATGATGATGCCTGCAGCTGGGTTCCAGATGCCTGCAATGGCTTCAATGCCAATGATGCCTGCTGGTAAAGCCGGTGGAATAAAGATCACCTTCAAGAATGCAAAGATCTCCATCGACAGAATGGTCATCAGCGAGAAGAAGGAATAA
- a CDS encoding AAA family ATPase produces the protein MTKVIAITGKGGTGKTAVAALLIRSLSKKGKFLLAVDADADTNLPETLGCEDVKTIGDAKEYLQAEITKPRPDNPDMNKESVLKSKVYEIIEEMPGYDLLVMGRPEGSGCYCYVNNLLRGIMDKLIVNYDVVIIDAEAGLEHFSRKIIRDIDDLIVVTDASRRGFRTAERIHELVDELDSNVGKIHVIANKVTDANREKLVKLAEDLKLNMIGMIPLDPKIEEMDIKGIPLFEISDDSVAAIEIESIVKELGF, from the coding sequence GTGACAAAAGTAATTGCAATAACGGGAAAAGGTGGGACTGGTAAAACAGCGGTAGCGGCTCTTCTGATCCGCTCCCTTTCCAAAAAGGGTAAGTTTCTGCTTGCAGTTGATGCTGATGCAGACACTAACCTGCCTGAAACCCTTGGCTGTGAGGACGTAAAAACAATCGGGGATGCAAAGGAGTATTTACAGGCTGAGATCACCAAACCAAGGCCTGACAACCCCGATATGAATAAAGAGTCCGTACTCAAAAGCAAGGTTTATGAGATCATCGAGGAAATGCCCGGATACGACCTGCTGGTCATGGGCCGTCCCGAAGGTTCAGGTTGTTACTGTTATGTAAACAACCTCCTCAGGGGCATCATGGATAAACTGATCGTGAATTATGATGTGGTTATCATTGATGCAGAGGCCGGTCTTGAGCATTTCAGCCGGAAGATTATCCGTGATATCGATGACCTTATTGTCGTAACAGATGCTTCTCGCAGGGGATTCAGGACTGCTGAAAGAATTCATGAACTTGTTGATGAGCTTGACTCAAACGTTGGTAAAATTCACGTTATTGCAAACAAGGTTACGGATGCTAACCGCGAAAAGCTTGTCAAACTGGCAGAGGATCTTAAACTCAATATGATAGGTATGATTCCTCTCGACCCTAAAATCGAGGAAATGGATATAAAAGGTATACCTCTCTTTGAAATCTCGGATGACTCGGTTGCTGCAATTGAAATTGAAAGTATTGTAAAAGAACTGGGATTCTAA